The proteins below are encoded in one region of Aestuariivirga litoralis:
- a CDS encoding phosphoenolpyruvate carboxylase, which yields MNKISPAPVEDTNYIDELTALLRDLLRQVIKTREPEVLSILDNATGADAIPPHLVEHALQVIGIWLQLMNIAEENAAIRNRRSVEKQAGPDSVGGSLSQSVAQAAASGVTGEALQKMLSILDIGPTITAHPTEAKRVTVLEIHRRIYLKLYELESPRWTPREREGLLFQLRNEIDLLWMTGEVRAEKPTVESEVAWGLHFFRDALFDRTTAVCDLLQAAVLRHYPEQALSINPPLKFSTWIGGDRDGNPFVTVATTKSALDANARASVERLDMKLGELSKLISISTAEMPIPLDFSKLIEDQLAFTGRAEALRQRNVGEPFRHYFTALRERLASTFDAHLTAKPLANVEELIGLLLKAEEALAEMKAAGLAVSIVRPVRWEAMVFGFRTASLDLRQNTTVTNRVLAEIWRKMNPLAKEDAPPVHSEAWGAWIRGELSKPMSFVPKFRDLSEEAQELLGLLDLIRETLDGPDPKAIGTFILSMTQSGDDILGLYLLAKYTGLFSDSTSCETCRIRVVPLFETIPDLRAGPGIMEDLLTNTIVQNSVKAAGGCQEIMLGYSDSNKDGGFFCANFELFEAQRRLIRVGEKSDIAISFFHGRGGSVSRGGAPAGRAIAAQPGGTVGGRMRVTEQGEVVSSKFANRGTAQTNLETLTSAVLLHSLKTKVEDSRRLNPVHQAAVEDIARMSFNAYQKLAQDPALITYFQQSSPVEELALLKIGSRPSRRFGAKGLSDLRAIPWVFAWSQNRHLLTGWFGLGYALDDFLSARGGDGLKLLREMFVKSPGFRLAIDEVEKSLFLADMKVAEQYASLVQNRNDAERLFALISHEHRRTSKVILELSGDKVLCARFNSFSRRFERVREMLDQANQWQVKLLRESRSNGKASDAPNMPLLLTMNCIAAGLGWTG from the coding sequence ATGAACAAGATTTCCCCGGCGCCTGTGGAAGATACCAATTACATTGATGAGCTGACCGCCCTGCTGCGCGACCTGTTGCGGCAGGTGATCAAAACCCGCGAACCGGAAGTGCTTTCCATCCTCGATAATGCCACCGGTGCCGATGCCATCCCGCCGCATCTGGTCGAGCATGCCTTGCAGGTGATCGGCATCTGGCTGCAGCTGATGAACATCGCGGAAGAAAACGCCGCGATCCGCAACCGCCGCAGCGTGGAAAAGCAGGCCGGCCCGGATTCCGTCGGCGGCTCGCTCTCGCAATCTGTGGCGCAGGCCGCCGCCAGTGGCGTGACCGGCGAGGCGTTGCAGAAGATGTTGAGCATTCTCGACATCGGCCCCACCATCACCGCGCATCCGACCGAGGCCAAGCGCGTCACCGTGCTGGAAATCCACCGCCGCATTTATCTGAAGCTCTATGAACTCGAAAGCCCGCGGTGGACGCCGCGTGAGCGCGAAGGCCTGCTGTTCCAGCTGCGCAATGAAATTGATCTCCTCTGGATGACGGGCGAAGTGCGCGCCGAAAAGCCCACGGTGGAAAGCGAAGTGGCCTGGGGCCTGCACTTCTTCCGCGACGCTCTGTTTGACCGCACCACTGCCGTCTGTGACCTTCTGCAAGCTGCCGTTCTGCGCCACTATCCGGAGCAGGCGCTGTCGATCAATCCGCCACTCAAATTCTCCACCTGGATCGGCGGCGACCGCGACGGCAACCCCTTTGTCACCGTGGCCACCACCAAGAGTGCGCTGGATGCCAATGCCCGCGCCTCGGTCGAGCGCCTCGATATGAAGCTCGGCGAGCTGAGCAAGTTGATCTCGATCTCAACGGCGGAAATGCCCATCCCGCTGGATTTCTCAAAACTGATCGAAGATCAGTTGGCCTTTACTGGCCGCGCTGAAGCGCTGCGCCAGCGCAATGTGGGTGAACCTTTCCGGCACTATTTCACCGCACTGCGTGAACGCCTGGCTTCCACCTTCGACGCGCATCTCACTGCCAAGCCATTGGCCAATGTGGAAGAACTGATCGGCCTGCTGCTCAAGGCCGAAGAAGCCCTGGCTGAAATGAAAGCGGCGGGCCTTGCCGTTTCGATCGTGCGCCCGGTGCGTTGGGAGGCGATGGTCTTCGGCTTCCGCACCGCCAGCCTTGATTTGCGCCAGAACACCACTGTCACCAACCGGGTACTTGCCGAAATCTGGCGCAAGATGAATCCACTCGCCAAGGAAGATGCACCGCCGGTGCATTCCGAAGCTTGGGGTGCCTGGATCAGGGGTGAGCTGTCGAAGCCGATGAGCTTCGTGCCAAAGTTCCGCGACCTCTCCGAGGAAGCCCAGGAATTGCTTGGCCTGCTCGATCTCATCCGTGAAACACTGGACGGCCCGGACCCGAAAGCCATCGGCACCTTCATCCTGTCGATGACGCAGAGTGGGGATGACATTCTGGGGCTTTATCTTCTGGCCAAATATACCGGCCTGTTCTCCGACAGCACATCCTGTGAGACCTGTCGCATTCGCGTCGTGCCGCTGTTTGAAACCATTCCCGATTTGCGCGCCGGCCCTGGCATCATGGAAGACCTGCTGACCAACACCATCGTGCAGAACTCGGTGAAGGCGGCGGGCGGCTGCCAGGAAATCATGTTGGGCTACTCTGACTCGAACAAAGACGGCGGCTTCTTCTGCGCCAATTTTGAACTGTTCGAGGCACAGCGCCGGTTGATCCGCGTGGGTGAAAAATCCGACATTGCCATCTCCTTCTTCCATGGCCGTGGCGGCTCTGTGAGCCGTGGCGGCGCACCGGCAGGCCGCGCCATCGCAGCTCAACCCGGCGGCACTGTGGGCGGCCGCATGCGCGTCACGGAGCAGGGCGAAGTCGTCTCTTCCAAATTCGCCAATCGCGGCACCGCGCAAACCAATCTGGAAACCTTGACCTCTGCGGTGCTGCTGCATTCATTGAAGACGAAGGTGGAAGATTCACGCCGCCTCAATCCGGTGCATCAAGCGGCGGTGGAAGACATCGCGCGCATGTCGTTCAACGCCTACCAGAAACTGGCGCAGGACCCGGCGCTGATCACCTATTTCCAGCAATCCAGCCCGGTGGAAGAACTGGCGCTGCTCAAGATCGGCTCGCGTCCGTCACGCCGCTTCGGCGCCAAGGGCTTGAGCGATCTGCGCGCCATTCCCTGGGTGTTTGCCTGGAGCCAGAACCGCCATTTGCTCACCGGCTGGTTCGGCCTTGGTTATGCGCTGGATGATTTCCTCTCTGCGCGCGGCGGCGATGGCCTCAAGCTGCTGCGTGAAATGTTCGTGAAGTCGCCGGGCTTCCGGCTCGCCATCGACGAGGTGGAAAAGTCACTGTTCCTCGCTGACATGAAAGTGGCCGAGCAATATGCCTCGCTGGTGCAGAACCGCAACGATGCCGAGCGCTTGTTCGCGCTGATCAGTCACGAGCACAGGCGCACCTCGAAAGTGATCCTTGAACTATCCGGTGACAAGGTGCTGTGCGCCCGCTTCAACTCCTTCAGCCGCCGCTTCGAACGGGTGCGCGAAATGCTGGATCAGGCCAATCAGTGGCAGGTGAAATTGCTCCGCGAAAGCCGCAGCAATGGCAAAGCATCTGATGCGCCCAACATGCCGCTGCTGCTCACCATGAACTGCATCGCGGCGGGGCTGGGCTGGACGGGCTAA
- a CDS encoding ABC-F family ATP-binding cassette domain-containing protein: MLMISEITYRIGGRLLLEDASAVIPAGHKVGLVGRNGTGKSTLLKLILGEIAAESGETSVPRNAKIGTVAQEAPGGEESLLDVVMAGDKERAALMEESLTAHDPHRIAEIQTRLADIDAYSAEARAATILSGLGFSEEVMRGPCSALSGGWRMRVALAAALFGAPDVLLLDEPTNYLDLEGTIWLQSYIRDYPHTILLVSHDRDLLNVAVNAILHLDGQKLTLYQGDYDTFERQRREKQALNAKMKKKQDDQRAHMQAFVDRFKAKASKARQAQSRMKALAKLEPIADMVENRVAPFIFPNPQKQLAPPAYSFDKCGVGYGERVVLRNISLRMDPDDRIALLGSNGNGKSTFAKLLIGQLKPMLGEMHHHSRITIGYFAQHQLDEVDENRTPFEYVSSLMPDAPVAQRRAKLGAVGFGAHLADSKCGTLSGGEKARLLFFLATFHAPHILVMDEPTNHLDIDSREALILAINDYEGAVVLISHDRHIIETCADRLWLVRDGTVAPYDGDMDDYTNLVLGRDAYVKKAAAPKAVKVEPSPSAKKQAVVLDGKIEKLREKINILDAALADHTIYAEAPKKAADFAKLRRQLSAELDELETLWLVAEGA; encoded by the coding sequence ATGTTGATGATTTCTGAAATTACCTACCGGATTGGCGGGCGGCTTTTGCTGGAAGATGCCTCTGCCGTGATCCCGGCCGGGCACAAGGTGGGCCTGGTGGGGCGCAATGGCACGGGCAAATCAACCCTGCTCAAATTGATTCTGGGCGAAATCGCTGCGGAATCCGGCGAAACCTCGGTGCCGCGCAATGCCAAGATCGGCACGGTAGCGCAGGAAGCGCCGGGCGGCGAGGAAAGCCTGCTCGATGTAGTGATGGCGGGCGACAAGGAACGCGCCGCTCTCATGGAAGAATCGCTGACCGCGCATGACCCGCACCGGATTGCCGAAATTCAAACCCGGCTGGCCGACATCGACGCCTATTCGGCGGAGGCGCGTGCGGCGACGATTTTGTCTGGCCTCGGCTTTTCGGAAGAAGTGATGCGCGGGCCCTGCTCGGCACTGTCCGGCGGCTGGCGCATGCGCGTGGCTTTGGCGGCGGCCCTGTTCGGCGCGCCTGACGTTCTGCTGCTCGACGAGCCCACCAACTATCTCGATCTGGAAGGCACAATCTGGCTGCAGTCCTACATCCGCGATTATCCGCATACTATTCTGTTGGTCAGCCATGACCGTGATCTGCTGAACGTGGCGGTGAATGCCATCCTGCATCTCGATGGGCAGAAGCTCACGCTCTATCAGGGCGATTACGACACGTTCGAGCGTCAGCGCCGTGAAAAGCAGGCACTGAATGCCAAGATGAAAAAGAAGCAAGACGACCAGCGCGCGCATATGCAGGCGTTTGTTGATCGCTTCAAGGCCAAGGCGTCGAAGGCACGCCAGGCGCAAAGCCGCATGAAGGCGCTCGCCAAGCTGGAGCCGATTGCCGACATGGTGGAAAACCGTGTGGCACCCTTCATCTTTCCGAACCCGCAGAAGCAGCTGGCACCGCCCGCCTATTCCTTCGACAAATGCGGCGTGGGCTATGGCGAACGCGTTGTGTTGCGCAATATCTCGCTGCGCATGGACCCGGATGACCGCATCGCGCTGCTCGGCTCCAACGGCAATGGCAAATCCACTTTTGCGAAACTGCTGATCGGCCAATTGAAACCAATGCTGGGCGAAATGCATCATCATTCGCGCATCACCATTGGTTACTTTGCTCAACACCAACTGGATGAAGTGGACGAGAACCGCACGCCGTTTGAATATGTATCAAGCCTGATGCCCGATGCGCCGGTGGCACAGCGGCGCGCCAAGCTGGGTGCCGTCGGCTTCGGCGCGCATCTGGCCGACAGCAAATGCGGCACGCTTTCGGGCGGTGAGAAGGCGCGGCTGCTGTTCTTCCTTGCCACCTTCCATGCGCCGCATATTCTGGTGATGGACGAACCCACCAACCATCTGGATATCGATAGCCGCGAAGCGCTGATCCTGGCGATAAATGATTATGAAGGTGCTGTGGTGCTGATTTCGCATGATCGCCATATCATTGAAACTTGTGCGGACCGCCTGTGGCTGGTGCGCGACGGCACGGTGGCGCCTTATGACGGCGACATGGATGACTACACCAATCTCGTTTTGGGCCGTGATGCCTATGTGAAGAAGGCTGCAGCGCCCAAGGCCGTGAAGGTGGAGCCTTCGCCCAGCGCCAAGAAGCAGGCCGTGGTTCTTGATGGCAAGATCGAAAAGCTGCGCGAGAAGATTAACATTCTAGATGCTGCATTGGCTGATCACACGATCTATGCCGAGGCGCCGAAGAAGGCTGCTGACTTTGCCAAGCTGCGCCGGCAGCTGTCGGCTGAACTCGATGAGCTGGAAACGCTCTGGCTGGTGGCGGAGGGGGCATGA
- the nhaD gene encoding sodium:proton antiporter NhaD — MTFSALSILALAIFISAYVLVMLEEVIHLKKSKPVVVAAGLIWLVIGLAHPGAHDLEEAASHLLAEYGALFLFLLVAITYVNTLEERRVFDALRVKLVQSGLSYRGLYWLIGVLSFLLSGVLDNLTTTLVMGAIALVVGKGAPRFLAVTCVSIVVAANAGGAFSPFGDITTLMVWQKGKVAFFEFFDLFVPSVINWLVPAVLMGLAMERGAPSAKVDAVRMKPGSIGVMVLFAISIALAISFHSVLGLPPALGMMLGLGLLQLWAYYLQRAAKRSGNGDMVLDAFRQIERVEWDTLLFFFGIIFAVGGLGYLGWLGLANTTLYGQFGPTTANIVIGLLSAVLDNIPLMYAVLAMDPAMSHGQWLLITLTCGVGGSLLAVGSAAGVALMAIAGEHYGVIKHLKWSWAILLGYAASIGTHLMLNASLF, encoded by the coding sequence ATGACTTTCAGCGCGCTCAGCATTCTTGCACTTGCAATCTTCATCAGCGCCTATGTGCTGGTGATGCTGGAAGAGGTGATCCACCTCAAGAAGTCGAAGCCTGTTGTGGTCGCTGCCGGTTTGATCTGGCTGGTGATTGGCCTGGCGCATCCCGGCGCGCATGATCTTGAAGAAGCGGCAAGCCATCTGCTGGCTGAATATGGCGCGCTGTTCCTGTTCCTGCTGGTGGCTATCACCTATGTGAACACGCTGGAAGAACGGCGCGTGTTTGATGCGCTGCGGGTGAAGCTCGTGCAATCCGGCCTGTCATATCGTGGGCTCTATTGGTTGATCGGCGTTTTGTCCTTCCTTTTGTCAGGTGTTCTCGACAATCTCACCACCACGCTCGTTATGGGTGCGATTGCGCTGGTGGTCGGCAAGGGTGCTCCTCGTTTCCTGGCCGTCACATGCGTGTCCATCGTGGTTGCGGCCAATGCGGGCGGCGCCTTCTCGCCCTTTGGTGACATCACCACGCTGATGGTGTGGCAGAAGGGCAAGGTGGCCTTCTTTGAGTTCTTTGACCTTTTTGTGCCCTCGGTAATCAACTGGCTGGTGCCCGCAGTGCTCATGGGCCTTGCGATGGAACGTGGCGCGCCTTCGGCGAAGGTCGATGCAGTGCGCATGAAGCCCGGCTCCATCGGCGTGATGGTTCTGTTTGCGATTTCGATCGCGTTGGCCATTTCTTTCCACAGCGTGCTCGGCCTGCCTCCTGCGCTGGGCATGATGTTGGGCCTCGGTCTGTTGCAGCTCTGGGCTTACTATTTGCAGCGCGCCGCCAAGCGCAGTGGCAATGGCGACATGGTGCTGGATGCCTTCCGCCAGATTGAAAGGGTGGAATGGGATACGCTGCTGTTCTTCTTCGGCATCATCTTCGCAGTGGGGGGCTTGGGCTATCTCGGCTGGCTGGGCTTGGCCAATACCACGCTCTATGGGCAGTTCGGGCCGACCACAGCGAATATCGTGATCGGGCTTTTGTCGGCGGTGCTCGACAATATTCCGCTCATGTATGCGGTGCTGGCGATGGACCCGGCGATGAGCCACGGCCAGTGGCTGTTGATCACGCTGACCTGCGGCGTGGGCGGCAGCCTGCTTGCTGTGGGTTCAGCCGCCGGTGTGGCACTGATGGCGATTGCGGGCGAACACTATGGTGTCATCAAGCACCTGAAATGGAGTTGGGCGATTTTACTTGGCTATGCTGCCAGCATCGGCACCCATCTCATGCTCAACGCATCGCTGTTCTAG
- a CDS encoding bifunctional helix-turn-helix domain-containing protein/methylated-DNA--[protein]-cysteine S-methyltransferase: MENTSPLDDYAKVRSVLEHLTSDWRDQPSLAELAAPVGLSEDALQKLFTRWAGLTPKAFLQALTLDHARNLLKDSASILDAALDSGLSGPGRLHDLFIAHEAMSPGAYKAKGAGLAIYYGFHPSPFGIALAMVTEHGLCGLSFADQGGEKAALEDMMRRWPNAQYTEDSARTAPYVARVFGNIRDGQPLRITMIGSDFEIRVWETLLKIPCGKAVSYGDIAANLGKPLAARAVGAAVGRNPISFVVPCHRVIGKSGALTGYHWGLTRKKAIMGWEAGQVA; this comes from the coding sequence ATGGAAAACACATCCCCCCTCGACGATTACGCAAAGGTCCGCTCAGTTCTGGAACATCTAACCAGCGACTGGCGCGATCAACCCTCACTGGCCGAGCTGGCTGCACCTGTTGGCCTCAGCGAAGACGCTTTGCAAAAGCTCTTCACCCGCTGGGCAGGCCTCACGCCCAAGGCCTTCCTGCAGGCGCTGACGCTGGATCACGCCCGCAATCTGTTGAAAGACTCGGCCTCGATCCTTGATGCAGCACTTGATTCCGGCCTCTCTGGCCCGGGCCGCCTGCATGATCTTTTCATCGCGCATGAAGCGATGTCACCCGGGGCTTACAAGGCCAAGGGGGCAGGGCTGGCGATCTACTACGGCTTCCACCCATCGCCCTTCGGCATCGCGCTGGCGATGGTGACGGAGCACGGCCTGTGCGGGCTTTCCTTCGCTGATCAAGGCGGCGAGAAAGCAGCGCTGGAAGACATGATGCGCCGCTGGCCCAATGCTCAGTACACGGAGGATTCAGCCCGCACCGCGCCTTATGTGGCCCGCGTGTTTGGCAATATCCGCGATGGGCAACCCTTGCGCATCACCATGATCGGCAGTGATTTCGAAATCCGTGTATGGGAAACGCTGCTCAAGATTCCCTGCGGCAAGGCCGTGTCCTACGGTGACATCGCCGCCAATCTGGGCAAGCCGCTGGCGGCGCGCGCCGTGGGCGCTGCCGTGGGCCGCAACCCGATTTCCTTCGTGGTGCCCTGCCACCGGGTGATCGGCAAGAGCGGCGCGCTCACTGGCTATCACTGGGGCCTGACGCGCAAAAAGGCCATCATGGGCTGGGAAGCCGGGCAGGTCGCCTAG
- a CDS encoding DUF2244 domain-containing protein translates to MANAKADSFSVTLYPHRSLSRFGLRVVLGAVITSNLVIGIFFWSLHAWPVFGFLGLDVVLVFVAFALNNRSAAQSEQIIFEGDEVFVIHSSRKGEIRRNFNRRWIRIELERDEERELTGRLFIVSHGKKFEIASFLGAEERAALAKRLQAALVRPKI, encoded by the coding sequence ATGGCCAACGCAAAAGCCGACAGTTTCAGCGTCACGCTTTATCCACACCGGTCTTTGAGCCGCTTTGGCTTGCGCGTGGTGTTGGGCGCGGTGATTACCTCCAACCTCGTCATCGGCATTTTCTTCTGGTCGCTGCATGCCTGGCCGGTCTTCGGTTTTCTCGGGCTGGATGTGGTGCTGGTTTTTGTGGCCTTCGCGCTCAACAACAGAAGTGCCGCGCAGAGCGAGCAGATCATCTTTGAGGGCGACGAGGTCTTCGTGATCCACAGCAGCCGGAAGGGCGAAATCCGCCGCAACTTCAACCGCCGCTGGATTCGAATTGAGCTGGAGCGTGATGAAGAGCGCGAATTGACGGGCCGGCTGTTTATCGTCTCGCACGGCAAAAAGTTCGAGATCGCAAGCTTCCTGGGTGCTGAGGAACGCGCGGCTTTGGCAAAACGCTTGCAGGCCGCATTGGTGCGTCCGAAGATTTGA
- the nth gene encoding endonuclease III, whose amino-acid sequence MPARMKPAQIEEMFRRFQAANPEPKGELHSVNDFTFLVAVVLSAQATDAGVNKATKPLFAKVDTPEKMLALGEDGLREAIKTIGLFRGKAKNVIALSKALVEAHGSKVPSSRDALELLPGVGRKTANVVLNIVFGEPTIAVDTHLFRLGNRLGIAPGKTVLEVELKLLKVVPKPYLRHAHHWLILHGRYICKARKPDCWRCIVEDLCPFKPKTPAPG is encoded by the coding sequence ATGCCTGCCCGGATGAAACCAGCACAGATCGAAGAAATGTTCCGGCGCTTTCAGGCGGCCAATCCGGAGCCAAAGGGCGAGCTGCATTCGGTCAATGATTTCACTTTTCTGGTCGCGGTGGTGCTTTCGGCGCAAGCCACTGATGCGGGCGTGAACAAGGCGACGAAGCCGCTATTTGCGAAAGTCGATACGCCGGAGAAAATGCTGGCTTTGGGCGAGGATGGTTTGCGCGAGGCGATCAAGACCATCGGGTTGTTTCGCGGCAAGGCCAAGAATGTAATCGCGCTCTCCAAGGCGCTGGTCGAAGCGCATGGCAGCAAGGTGCCTTCCTCGCGCGATGCGCTGGAGCTGTTGCCCGGCGTGGGCCGCAAGACGGCCAATGTGGTGTTGAACATCGTGTTCGGCGAGCCGACGATTGCGGTGGATACGCATCTGTTCCGCCTGGGCAACCGGCTGGGCATTGCGCCGGGCAAGACGGTGCTGGAGGTGGAATTGAAGCTGCTGAAAGTGGTGCCGAAGCCCTATCTGCGCCATGCCCATCATTGGCTGATCCTACATGGGCGGTATATCTGCAAGGCACGGAAGCCGGATTGCTGGCGGTGCATTGTCGAGGATCTGTGCCCGTTCAAGCCGAAGACGCCAGCGCCGGGGTGA
- a CDS encoding EI24 domain-containing protein → MLKALFNAINDITSPELRGMLWKSIALSIVLFAALWFGIEFALSFVTLIPWPWLLTTLQVATGLGLFAAFFFLMAPVTALFAGLFQDSINEKVEKRHYPSDRPGKPLTAITGFFLALKFAALALGINIVVLPLVFFGGFGAALILAANSYLISREYFEMAAARYMPLEQARTLRRDNALRVWIAGIIPGALAMVPFLNFVTPVFATSYFLHFFKGGK, encoded by the coding sequence ATGCTGAAAGCCCTGTTCAACGCCATCAATGACATCACCTCGCCCGAGCTGCGCGGCATGCTGTGGAAATCGATCGCGCTTTCCATCGTGCTGTTTGCCGCCCTGTGGTTCGGCATCGAATTCGCGTTGTCCTTTGTAACGCTGATTCCATGGCCGTGGCTGCTCACCACGCTCCAGGTAGCAACGGGGCTTGGCCTCTTTGCTGCTTTCTTTTTCCTGATGGCTCCGGTCACGGCTTTGTTCGCCGGTCTGTTTCAGGATTCGATCAATGAGAAGGTGGAGAAGCGCCACTATCCATCGGACCGCCCGGGCAAACCTTTGACCGCCATCACCGGATTTTTTCTGGCGTTGAAATTTGCCGCACTGGCTCTGGGCATCAACATCGTGGTGCTGCCTCTGGTCTTCTTCGGCGGCTTCGGCGCGGCACTCATCCTCGCGGCAAATTCCTATCTGATCTCGCGCGAATATTTCGAAATGGCAGCGGCGCGTTACATGCCGCTGGAACAGGCGCGAACCCTGCGCCGCGACAATGCCCTGCGCGTCTGGATTGCGGGAATCATCCCCGGTGCGCTCGCCATGGTGCCCTTCCTCAATTTCGTCACACCTGTTTTCGCGACGAGCTACTTTCTGCATTTCTTCAAAGGCGGGAAGTAA
- a CDS encoding adenosine kinase, with the protein MKEFDVLTIGNAIVDVIAKVDDGFVVREKLVKGSMNLIDEPRAEQLYGVMGPAAETSGGSAGNTAAGVASFGGKAAYFGKVKEDQLGAIYAHDMKSIGVHFATPKAKDGPATARSFILVTPDGERTMNTYLGACVNLSPADVDAEVVRAAKVTYMEGYLWDKDQAKDAFRAAAKIAHEAGRMTSITLSDSFCVERHRDSFLDLIKGSIDIVFANESEIKSLYKTQNFDGAADAISKHCPLAVLTRSEKGCIVVKGKERVTVPAHPVDKVVDVTGAGDLFASGFLFGHTRGLPLRQCAALGSLAAAEVISHTGARPETNLLKLAQSNGLI; encoded by the coding sequence ATGAAAGAATTTGACGTACTGACCATCGGCAATGCCATTGTCGATGTGATTGCCAAGGTCGATGATGGCTTTGTGGTGCGCGAGAAGCTGGTGAAGGGTTCGATGAACCTGATCGACGAGCCGCGCGCCGAACAGCTTTATGGCGTGATGGGCCCGGCGGCGGAAACCTCCGGCGGTTCAGCCGGCAACACCGCCGCAGGCGTCGCCAGCTTCGGCGGCAAGGCTGCCTATTTTGGCAAGGTCAAGGAAGACCAACTCGGCGCGATCTATGCGCATGACATGAAATCCATCGGCGTGCATTTTGCTACGCCCAAGGCCAAGGACGGCCCGGCCACGGCGCGCTCCTTCATTCTGGTGACGCCGGATGGCGAACGCACGATGAACACTTATCTCGGCGCTTGCGTGAACCTCTCGCCTGCCGATGTGGATGCAGAAGTCGTGAGGGCCGCCAAGGTCACTTATATGGAAGGCTATTTGTGGGACAAGGATCAGGCCAAGGATGCGTTCCGCGCCGCTGCCAAGATTGCCCATGAAGCGGGGCGGATGACCTCGATCACGCTGTCGGATTCCTTCTGCGTGGAACGGCACCGCGATTCATTTCTCGATCTGATCAAGGGCTCCATCGACATCGTTTTCGCCAATGAGAGCGAGATCAAGTCGCTCTACAAGACGCAGAATTTTGATGGCGCTGCTGATGCGATCAGCAAGCATTGCCCGCTGGCGGTTCTCACCCGTTCGGAAAAAGGATGCATCGTGGTGAAGGGCAAGGAGCGTGTCACCGTGCCGGCCCATCCGGTCGACAAAGTTGTCGATGTGACGGGCGCTGGCGATCTGTTTGCATCGGGCTTCCTGTTCGGCCATACGCGCGGCCTGCCGCTTCGCCAATGCGCCGCCTTGGGTTCGCTGGCGGCGGCTGAAGTAATTTCCCATACGGGTGCGAGGCCCGAAACCAATTTGCTGAAACTTGCCCAATCCAACGGGCTGATCTGA
- the rph gene encoding ribonuclease PH, translating to MRPSGRKPDQMRDVSFTRGFSKHAEGSCLVKFGNTHVLCTASLEERVPPWLKGGGKGWVTAEYGMLPRATGERMKREAASGKQSGRTQEIQRLIGRSLRAIVDLKAMGERQITLDCDVIQADGGTRTAAITGSFIALSDCITWMKARSMFSASPIKDHVAAISCGVHGGQAVLDLDYDEDSTAETDANFVMTGSGGIIEIQGTAEGEPFSEEMLGQLLGLAKHGIGQLVDMQKKVLAGA from the coding sequence ATGCGTCCTTCCGGCCGAAAGCCAGACCAAATGCGCGATGTTTCATTCACGCGCGGCTTCTCCAAACATGCCGAAGGCTCATGCCTGGTCAAATTCGGCAATACCCATGTGCTGTGCACGGCCTCGCTGGAAGAGCGCGTGCCACCGTGGCTGAAGGGCGGCGGCAAGGGTTGGGTCACGGCGGAATATGGCATGCTTCCCCGCGCCACCGGCGAGCGCATGAAGCGCGAAGCCGCTTCCGGCAAGCAATCTGGCCGCACCCAGGAAATCCAGCGTTTGATTGGGCGCAGCTTGCGCGCGATTGTTGATCTCAAAGCAATGGGCGAGCGGCAGATCACGCTGGATTGCGATGTGATCCAGGCCGATGGCGGCACCCGCACGGCGGCGATCACCGGCAGCTTTATTGCGCTGTCGGATTGCATCACCTGGATGAAGGCGCGCAGCATGTTCAGTGCCTCGCCGATCAAGGATCATGTGGCCGCGATTTCCTGCGGCGTGCATGGCGGCCAGGCTGTGCTGGACCTTGATTATGATGAAGACTCCACCGCTGAGACCGATGCGAATTTTGTGATGACGGGTTCTGGCGGCATCATTGAAATCCAAGGCACCGCAGAAGGCGAGCCCTTCTCGGAAGAAATGCTGGGCCAGCTGCTGGGCCTTGCTAAGCACGGCATCGGGCAATTGGTCGATATGCAGAAGAAGGTGCTGGCGGGTGCGTAA